From one Rosa rugosa chromosome 4, drRosRugo1.1, whole genome shotgun sequence genomic stretch:
- the LOC133745708 gene encoding pentatricopeptide repeat-containing protein At1g18900-like, with protein MGYCSSPNSSADDLKKHVMEVFEEATKDCEDEYLTRVFGTIADYNSLNGCAIKLFDAVGGIGITDKAKELFKPVSNLGILCPVAIFTMVIMIYSDARNAKGALKVYRHMIATGVTPVSFTYTILISTLAQDFSDVKFLGYAKKYFLEMLDKGMKPNPTPYINVMDAIAYRETEEKAKVFLEQIKAKGFVPPEHGFQYKEGHFTETFQALKMYAHLLYNDATDKDVKVFFRFMRNHTGTHKKLANKMYNALVEDGNVNEALEFYNTIQETGAEPLILIHTSVIKTYLEFGKTRSALEAYLAMLAAGVAPNSYTCTVLIKGLSADPNFLGDAK; from the coding sequence ATGGGGTACTGTAGTTCCCCCAATTCTTCTGCCGATGACCTCAAGAAACATGTAATGGAGGTTTTCGAGGAAGCCACCAAAGACTGTGAGGACGAGTACTTGACTAGAGTATTCGGCACGATTGCGGACTACAACTCCCTTAACGGTTGTGCAATTAAGTTGTTCGATGCTGTGGGAGGTATCGGCATCACTGACAAAGCCAAAGAGCTGTTTAAGCCTGTCTCTAACTTGGGCATTCTGTGTCCAGTGGCTATCTTCACCATGGTCATTATGATCTACTCTGATGCTCGGAATGCCAAGGGTGCTCTCAAGGTCTACCGTCACATGATAGCCACTGGTGTCACCCCTGTCTCCTTCACTTACACTATACTCATCTCCACACTTGCACAAGACTTTTCCGATGTAAAATTCCTTGGGTATGCCAAGAAGTATTTTCTTGAAATGTTGGATAAGGGGATGAAGCCCAATCCTACACCCTACATCAATGTTATGGATGCCATTGCCTACCGAGAGACCGAGGAGAAGGCCAAGGTGTTTCTTGAGCAGATAAAAGCCAAGGGGTTCGTCCCTCCCGAACATGGTTTTCAATACAAAGAAGGCCACTTCACCGAAACATTCCAGGCACTGAAGATGTATGCTCATCTTCTCTACAATGATGCCACTGACAAGGATGTTAAAGTGTTCTTCCGATTTATGCGCAACCACACTGGAACCCATAAGAAACTGGCGAACAAGATGTACAATGCTTTGGTAGAGGATGGAAATGTAAACGAGGCCTTAGAGTTTTATAACACAATTCAGGAGACAGGTGCAGAGCCCCTGATCCTAATCCACACTTCCGTTATTAAAACCTACCTCGAGTTTGGTAAGACCAGGAGTGCTCTGGAGGCGTACCTGGCCATGTTAGCTGCTGGGGTTGCCCCCAACTCCTACACTTGCACCGTTTTAATCAAGGGACTCAGTGCTGACCCCAACTTCTTAGGAGATGCCAAGTAG
- the LOC133744297 gene encoding protein Rf1, mitochondrial-like, producing MAETSSPNSSADDLKNHVMKIFEEATKDCEDECLKRVFGTIGRSYDSLNDYSIMLFNSMADTGIIDRAREMFKPVSDLGILSPVAVFTIVIMLYAGERKAKSALKVFQHMIATGVNPACYTYVQLITVLATDFSNVKFLRYAKKYFLEMLDKGMKPSPTPFWKIMEAIAYREPVEKAKEFLEQIKAKGFVPSDSGFHYKEAYLAEGMQTLKMYADLVHNETIDKDVRKYFYVLRACPGHAEKLGSIMYSALIDDGNIDEATEFFNEVEETGIEPMVLIYTAVIGVYLSFGKTKGALEAYLAMLAAGVAPNSYTYTVLIKGLSADPNFFGDAKKYLLEMMDKGKRPNAAAFTAVIEGFAKQEDKAVEEEGKEFVQVMMDKGFVPNAKAMMEVLKGRPTSVIRSAMSIVLSTLKQ from the coding sequence ATGGCGGAAACTAGTTCCCCCAATTCTTCTGCTGATGACCTCAAGAACCATGTAATGAAGATTTTCGAGGAAGCCACCAAAGACTGTGAGGACGAGTGCTTGAAAAGAGTATTTGGCACCATTGGGAGGAGCTACGATTCCCTTAACGATTATTCGATTATGTTGTTCAATTCTATGGCAGATACCGGCATCATTGACAGAGCTAGAGAGATGTTTAAGCCTGTCTCTGACTTGGGCATTCTGTCTCCAGTGGCTGTCTTCACCATTGTGATTATGCTCTACGCCGGTGAGCGCAAGGCCAAGAGTGCTCTCAAGGTTTTCCAGCACATGATAGCCACTGGTGTCAACCCCGCCTGCTACACTTATGTTCAACTCATCACTGTACTTGCAACAGACTTTTCCAATGTAAAGTTCCTTAGGTATGCCAAGAAGTATTTTCTTGAAATGTTGGATAAGGGGATGAAGCCCAGTCCTACACCCTTCTGGAAGATTATGGAGGCCATTGCCTACCGAGAGCCAGTGGAGAAGGCCAAGGAGTTCCTTGAGCAGATAAAAGCCAAGGGGTTCGTGCCTTCCGACAGTGGTTTTCACTACAAAGAAGCCTACCTCGCCGAAGGAATGCAAACACTGAAGATGTATGCTGATCTTGTCCACAATGAGACCATTGACAAGGATGTTAGAAAGTACTTCTACGTGTTGCGCGCCTGCCCTGGCCACGCTGAAAAACTGGGGAGCATAATGTACAGTGCTTTGATAGATGATGGAAATATAGACGAGGCCACAGAGTTCTTTAACGAAGTTGAGGAGACGGGTATAGAGCCCATGGTCCTAATCTACACCGCTGTTATTGGAGTCTATCTCTCGTTTGGCAAGACCAAGGGTGCTCTGGAGGCATACCTGGCCATGTTAGCTGCTGGGGTTGCCCCCAACTCCTACACTTACACCGTTTTAATCAAGGGACTCAGTGCTGACCCCAACTTCTTTGGAGATGCCAAGAAGTATTTGCTCGAGATGATGGACAAGGGGAAGCGGCCCAATGCTGCTGCCTTCACTGCGGTGATAGAGGGCTTTGCAAAGCAGGAGGACAAGGCAGTTGAGGAGGAGGGAAAAGAGTTTGTGCAGGTAATGATGGATAAGGGGTTTGTGCCTAATGCGAAGGCAATGATGGAGGTTTTAAAGGGTAGACCAACATCGGTAATTAGAAGTGCCATGAGTATTGTCCTTTCCACCTTGAAGCAGTGA
- the LOC133744296 gene encoding pentatricopeptide repeat-containing protein At4g38150-like codes for MANDTLAEEAKELFKPRSEWAVLPDAAIYTVVIWACICSSKIKAAHNVYLYMIANGVVPTSCTYIILINTLANNSSSDVNFVWYAKKYFLEMLDKGMTPPSSSYMAVFKAIARQEPVVKAKEFLEQIQAKGFSPKLDVPLFDVTYMEEAMKALKMSDVLINATPDKKLQKLYRKWSTTRKPLRDEFPKMFKALKADGNYDQAMELYRRGWDTNIIPEVVLHTGVIEDCLEAGNTECALKAYRTMLATGVLF; via the coding sequence ATGGCAAATGACACCCTCGCTGAGGAAGCCAAAGAGCTGTTTAAGCCTCGATCTGAGTGGGCCGTACTGCCTGACGCGGCCATCTATACAGTTGTCATTTGGGCCTGCATCTGTTCCAGCAAGATCAAGGCTGCTCACAACGTCTACCTGTATATGATAGCTAATGGTGTCGTTCCCACCTCCTGCACTTATATTATACTCATCAACACACTTGCAAATAACTCATCTTCTGATGTCAATTTTGTTTGGTATGCCAAGAAGTATTTTTTGGAAATGTTGGATAAGGGGATGACGCCTCCTTCATCTTCCTACATGGCCGTCTTCAAAGCCATTGCACGCCAGGAGCCGGTGGTGAAGGCCAAGGAGTTTCTTGAGCAGATACAAGCAAAGGGGTTCAGCCCTAAGTTGGACGTTCCTCTCTTTGATGTGACCTACATGGAAGAAGCAATGAAGGCATTGAAGATGTCTGACGTTCTTATCAACGCTACCCCTGACAAGAAGTTGCAAAAACTCTACCGTAAGTGGAGCACCACCCGCAAACCCCTCAGGGATGAGTTTCCGAAGATGTTCAAAGCCTTGAAAGCCGATGGCAATTATGACCAGGCCATGGAGCTCTATAGGCGCGGTTGGGATACAAACATAATTCCAGAGGTCGTACTTCACACCGGTGTTATTGAAGACTGTCTCGAGGCTGGCAATACCGAGTGTGCTCTGAAGGCTTACCGGACCATGTTAGCTACTGGGGTACTGTTTTAA
- the LOC133746084 gene encoding pentatricopeptide repeat-containing protein At5g65560-like has product MAETSSPNSSADDLKNHVMKIFEDAAKDCEDEYSKREFGTIGRSYDSLNDFSIKLFNTMADTGIIDRAREMFKPVSDLGILSPVAIFTIVIMTYAGNRKAKSALKVDQHMIATGVNPACYTYVQLICVLATDFSNVKFLRYAKKYFLEMLDKGMKPNPTPFWNIMEAIAYREPVEKAKEFLEQVKAKGFMPPDSGFHYKEAYLAKGMQTLNMYANLVHNDTIDKDVRNYFYMLRTFVGHAEKLLNKMYNALVEDGNVDEATEFFNEVEETGIEPMVVIHTAVIEAYLSFGKTKGALEAYLAMLAAGVAPNSYTYTVLIKGLSVDPNFFGDAKKYLLEMMDKGKRPNAATFTAVIEGFAKQGDKAAEEEGKEFVQVMLDKGFVPNAKAMMEVLKGRPTMVIRSAMSIVLSTLKQ; this is encoded by the coding sequence ATGGCGGAAACTAGTTCCCCCAATTCGTCTGCTGATGACCTCAAGAACCATGTAATGAAGATTTTCGAGGATGCAGCCAAAGACTGTGAGGACGAGTACTCGAAAAGAGAATTTGGCACCATTGGGAGGAGCTACGATTCCCTTAACGATTTTTCGATTAAGTTGTTCAATACTATGGCAGATACCGGCATCATTGACAGAGCTAGAGAGATGTTTAAGCCTGTCTCTGACCTGGGCATTCTTTCTCCAGTGGCTATCTTCACCATTGTGATTATGACCTACGCCGGTAATCGCAAGGCCAAGAGTGCTCTCAAGGTCGACCAACACATGATAGCCACTGGTGTCAACCCCGCCTGCTACACTTACGTTCAACTCATCTGTGTACTTGCAACAGACTTTTCCAATGTAAAGTTCCTTAGGTATGCCAAGAAGTATTTTCTTGAAATGTTGGATAAGGGGATGAAGCCCAATCCTACACCCTTCTGGAACATTATGGAGGCCATTGCCTACCGAGAGCCAGTGGAGAAGGCCAAGGAGTTCCTTGAGCAGGTAAAAGCCAAGGGGTTCATGCCTCCCGACAGTGGTTTTCACTACAAAGAAGCCTACCTCGCCAAAGGAATGCAAACACTGAACATGTATGCTAATCTTGTCCACAATGACACCATTGACAAGGATGTTAGAAATTACTTCTATATGTTGCGCACCTTTGTTGGCCATGCCGAAAAACTGCTGAACAAGATGTACAATGCTTTGGTAGAGGATGGAAATGTAGACGAGGCCACAGAGTTCTTTAACGAAGTTGAGGAGACGGGTATAGAGCCCATGGTTGTAATCCACACCGCTGTTATTGAAGCCTACCTCTCGTTTGGCAAGACCAAGGGTGCTCTGGAGGCATACCTGGCCATGTTAGCTGCTGGGGTTGCCCCCAACTCCTACACTTACACCGTTTTAATCAAGGGACTAAGTGTTGACCCCAACTTCTTTGGAGATGCCAAGAAGTATTTGCTTGAGATGATGGACAAGGGGAAGCGGCCCAATGCTGCTACCTTCACTGCGGTGATAGAGGGCTTTGCAAAGCAGGGGGACAAGGCAGCTGAGGAGGAGGGAAAAGAGTTTGTGCAGGTAATGCTGGATAAGGGGTTTGTGCCTAATGCGAAGGCAATGATGGAGGTTTTAAAGGGTAGACCAACAATGGTAATTAGAAGTGCCATGAGTATTGTCCTTTCCACCTTGAAGCAGTGA
- the LOC133745533 gene encoding putative pentatricopeptide repeat-containing protein At1g12700, mitochondrial, translating into MAETSSPNSSADDLKKHVMDVFKEATKDCEDESLKRIFGTIGRSYDSLNDFSIELFNSMADTGIIDRAREMFKPVSNLGILSPVAVFTIVILMYAGSRKANSALKVYQHMIATGVNPACYTYVQLICVLATDFSNVKFLRYAKKYFLEMLDKGMKPNPTPFWNIMKAIAYREPVEKAKEFLEQIKAKGFMPPDSGFHYKEAYLAEGMQTLKMYANLVHNETIDKDVRKYFYVLRACPGHAEKLASKMYSALVDDGNVDEATEFFNEVEETGIEPMVLIHTAVIEAYLSFGKTKGALEAYLAMLAAGVAPNSYTYTVLINGLSADPNFLGDAKKYLLEMMDKGKRPNAATFTAVIEGFAKLEDKAAEEEGKEFVQVMMDKGFVPNAKAMMGVLKGRPTPVIRSAMSIVLSTLKQ; encoded by the coding sequence ATGGCGGAAACTAGTTCCCCCAATTCTTCTGCCGATGACCTCAAGAAACATGTAATGGATGTTTTCAAGGAAGCCACCAAAGACTGTGAGGACGAGTCCTTGAAAAGAATATTTGGCACCATTGGGAGGAGCTACGATTCCCTTAACGATTTTTCGATTGAGTTGTTCAATTCTATGGCAGATACCGGCATCATTGACAGAGCCAGAGAGATGTTTAAGCCCGTCTCTAACTTGGGCATTCTGTCTCCAGTGGCTGTCTTCACCATTGTGATTCTGATGTACGCCGGTAGTCGCAAGGCCAACAGTGCTCTCAAGGTCTACCAGCACATGATAGCCACTGGTGTCAACCCTGCCTGCTACACTTACGTCCAACTCATCTGTGTACTTGCAACAGATTTTTCCAATGTAAAGTTCCTTAGGTATGCAAAGAAGTATTTTCTTGAAATGTTGGATAAGGGGATGAAGCCCAATCCTACACCCTTCTGGAACATTATGAAGGCCATTGCCTACCGAGAGCCAGTGGAGAAGGCCAAGGAGTTTCTTGAGCAGATAAAGGCCAAGGGGTTCATGCCTCCCGACAGTGGTTTTCACTACAAAGAAGCCTACCTCGCCGAAGGAATGCAAACACTGAAGATGTATGCTAATCTTGTCCACAATGAGACCATCGACAAGGATGTTAGAAAGTACTTCTACGTGTTGCGCGCCTGCCCTGGCCATGCTGAAAAACTGGCGAGCAAGATGTACAGTGCTTTGGTAGATGATGGAAATGTAGATGAGGCCACAGAGTTCTTTAACGAAGTTGAGGAGACGGGTATAGAGCCCATGGTCCTAATCCACACCGCTGTTATTGAAGCCTATCTCTCGTTTGGCAAGACCAAGGGTGCTCTGGAGGCATACCTGGCCATGTTAGCTGCTGGGGTTGCCCCCAACTCCTACACTTACACCGTTTTAATCAATGGACTCAGTGCTGACCCCAACTTCTTAGGAGATGCCAAGAAGTATTTGCTTGAGATGATGGACAAGGGGAAGCGGCCCAATGCTGCTACATTCACTGCGGTGATAGAGGGCTTTGCAAAGCTGGAGGACAAGGCAGCTGAGGAGGAGGGAAAAGAGTTTGTGCAGGTAATGATGGATAAGGGGTTTGTTCCTAATGCGAAGGCTATGATGGGCGTTTTAAAGGGTAGACCAACACCTGTAATTAGAAGTGCCATGAGTATTGTTCTTTCCACCTTGAAGCAGTGA
- the LOC133706853 gene encoding putative pentatricopeptide repeat-containing protein At1g12700, mitochondrial, translating into MIRDYDSLNRNAIIMFNSMANHGMVHEARELFKPVTEPATLPEVAVFTFVILVYAHAGKTKAALKVYHHMLSTGVTPTAYTYTVLITAFGRDSSGFNFVGYAKKFFLEMLDKGMKPLSATYMIVLDLVAYREPVDKAKEFLEQIEAKGWLSPGSNAYQFKEGHLTDAMQVIKMYSDLVNNIVDEDVQTFFRKLRTCPGGVNKRSRKMQKALKEDGNVDESIEIFSTILQTGMEPMVLLHTSVIEAYLKFGKTKGALEAYWGMFAAGVAPNSYTYTVLIKGLTSDPNFFGDAKKCLLEMMDKGKRPNDATYTAVIEGFAKQGGKAAEEEGKEFVAVLRDKGFVPNAKAMRDVLKGRPTPVIRRVMSIVLSTLKQ; encoded by the coding sequence ATGATTCGGGACTACGATTCCCTCAATCGAAATGCGATTATCATGTTCAATTCCATGGCAAATCACGGCATGGTTCACGAAGCCAGAGAGCTCTTTAAGCCTGTCACTGAGCCGGCCACACTGCCGGAAGTGGCCGTATTCACATTCGTGATTTTGGTGTACGCCCATGCTGGCAAGACCAAGGCTGCTCTCAAGGTCTACCACCACATGTTATCCACTGGTGTCACTCCCACCGCCTACACTTACACTGTACTCATCACCGCATTTGGAAGAGACTCTTCGGGTTTCAATTTTGTTGGATATGCTAAGAAATTCTTTTTGGAAATGTTGGATAAGGGGATGAAACCCCTTTCTGCAACCTACATGATTGTGTTGGACCTCGTTGCCTACAGAGAACCGGTGGACAAGGCCAAGGAGTTCCTTGAGCAGATAGAAGCTAAGGGTTGGTTAAGCCCCGGCTCCAATGcttatcaattcaaagaagGTCACCTCACAGACGCAATGCAGGTAATCAAGATGTATTCTGATCTTGTCAACAACATCGTGGATGAGGATGTGCAAACATTCTTCCGCAAGTTGCGCACCTGCCCAGGTGGTGTCAACAAACGGTCGAGGAAGATGCAGAAGGCTTTGAAAGAGGATGGAAATGTAGACGAGAGCATAGAGATTTTTAGCACCATTCTTCAGACGGGCATGGAGCCCATGGTCCTACTCCACACCTCCGTTATTGAAGCCTACTTAAAGTTTGGCAAGACCAAGGGTGCCCTGGAGGCGTACTGGGGCATGTTCGCTGCTGGGGTGGCCCCCAACTCCTACACTTACACTGTTTTAATCAAGGGACTTACTTCTGACCCCAACTTTTTTGGAGATGCCAAGAAGTGCTTGCTAGAGATGATGGACAAGGGAAAGCGGCCCAATGATGCTACCTACACTGCAGTGATAGAGGGCTTTGCAAAGCAGGGGGGCAAGGCAGCTGAGGAGGAGGGAAAAGAGTTTGTGGCGGTATTGAGGGATAAGGGGTTCGTGCCTAATGCAAAGGCAATGAGGGATGTTTTAAAGGGCAGACCAACACCTGTTATCAGAAGAGTCATGAGTATTGTCCTTTCCACATTGAAGCAGTGA